A region of the Roseiflexus sp. RS-1 genome:
CGCTCCTGCGCCTGCGCCAGAATAGCCGCCGCTTCCTGGCGCGCCTTCGCCAGTTCAGCATCATAATCGCGCTTCGCGTTCGCCAGTTGCTCCTTCACCTTCTCCGCGTCCTGCAATCCCTCCTGGATCCGGCTCGTCCGCTGATTGAGCATGTTCAGAATCGGGCGGTACAGGAACGTCGTCAGCAACCAGACCACGAAAATGACATTGATGAGTTGCGCGATCAACAACCCCCAGTTAATACCCAGTTTTTCCACGGTCGTTCTCCTGCGTAGCGCCGACGGATACTACACGATTCGGAATGCGATCAACAGCGAGATCACCAGTGCGAAGATGAACAACGCTTCGACCAGCGCAAAGCCGAGGAACATATAGGTGCGCAGGGTTCCTTCAGCTTCAGGGTTGCGGCCCATCGCTTGCAGCGCGCCGCTGAAGATAACGCCGATGCCAACGCCAGGCCCGATGGCGCCAAGGCCCACCGCCAGCGCCGCAGCGATAAGTCGCAGACCTTCATCCGACATGATCTGTTTCCTCCTCAGAGTACAAAGACGTGCGTATGTCTGTTGAAATAATGCCTGC
Encoded here:
- a CDS encoding F0F1 ATP synthase subunit B, whose translation is MEKLGINWGLLIAQLINVIFVVWLLTTFLYRPILNMLNQRTSRIQEGLQDAEKVKEQLANAKRDYDAELAKARQEAAAILAQAQERARAQAAEIIAQAHRDAEKIKSDALAQAEQERLRMLGELKDRMAELVVLTAERVLGEELKTNHDRLIEESLAELGKYN
- the atpE gene encoding F0F1 ATP synthase subunit C, with amino-acid sequence MSDEGLRLIAAALAVGLGAIGPGVGIGVIFSGALQAMGRNPEAEGTLRTYMFLGFALVEALFIFALVISLLIAFRIV